Proteins from one Streptomyces sp. NBC_00289 genomic window:
- a CDS encoding MmcQ/YjbR family DNA-binding protein has product MPDAEDVRRIALSLPETTEKTAWNMPTFRVAGKMFATLPEDETSLAVRCPKEERDELVLAEPAKFWIADHEAQFAWVRARLAGIEDEAELRDILADSWHQAAPPRLIEDHPELGLPAD; this is encoded by the coding sequence ATGCCGGACGCCGAAGACGTACGCCGTATCGCCCTGTCCCTGCCGGAGACGACGGAGAAGACCGCCTGGAACATGCCCACGTTCCGGGTGGCGGGGAAGATGTTCGCCACACTCCCCGAGGACGAGACGTCCCTCGCGGTGCGCTGCCCCAAGGAGGAGCGTGACGAGCTGGTCCTGGCCGAACCGGCGAAGTTCTGGATCGCCGACCACGAGGCGCAGTTCGCCTGGGTGCGGGCCCGCCTCGCCGGCATCGAGGACGAGGCCGAACTGCGCGACATCCTCGCCGACTCCTGGCACCAGGCGGCCCCGCCCCGGCTGATCGAGGACCACCCCGAGCTGGGGTTGCCGGCGGACTGA
- a CDS encoding electron transfer flavoprotein subunit beta: protein MKHVPDAGADRTFTEDGTTDRESADSLLSELDEYAVEQALRIAESGVDAEISYLTVGPEDARDALRKALAMGGDSAIHVSDEDIEGSDAFGTSLVLSRAIERHGFDLVLCGMASTDGTMGVVPALLAERLGVPAVTHVEELTVEGGTVSGRREGDSATVRIDAALPAVVSVTDRSGDARYPSFKGIMAAKKKPVETLDLADLGIAPAQVGRGGARSAVDTATRRPARTKGEIVADDGTGGTALAAFLTARKFV, encoded by the coding sequence GTGAAACACGTGCCTGACGCGGGCGCGGACCGCACCTTCACCGAGGACGGCACCACCGACCGCGAGTCGGCGGACTCCCTGCTGTCCGAGCTCGACGAGTACGCCGTCGAGCAGGCCCTGCGGATCGCCGAGTCGGGCGTCGACGCCGAGATCAGCTATCTCACCGTCGGTCCCGAGGACGCACGGGACGCGCTGCGCAAGGCGCTCGCCATGGGCGGCGACTCGGCGATCCATGTGAGCGACGAGGACATCGAGGGCAGCGACGCCTTCGGCACCTCACTCGTCCTGTCCCGGGCCATCGAGCGGCACGGCTTCGACCTCGTGCTCTGCGGGATGGCCTCGACGGACGGCACGATGGGCGTCGTACCCGCGCTGCTGGCCGAACGGCTGGGTGTCCCGGCGGTCACCCACGTCGAGGAACTGACGGTCGAGGGCGGCACGGTGAGCGGCCGCCGCGAGGGCGACAGCGCGACCGTACGGATCGACGCGGCCCTGCCGGCCGTGGTGTCGGTGACCGACCGTTCCGGCGATGCCCGATACCCCTCCTTCAAGGGGATCATGGCCGCGAAGAAGAAGCCGGTGGAGACCCTCGACCTCGCCGACCTGGGCATCGCCCCCGCGCAGGTCGGCCGCGGCGGCGCGCGCTCGGCGGTGGACACCGCCACCAGACGCCCCGCCCGCACGAAGGGCGAGATCGTCGCCGACGACGGTACCGGCGGCACCGCGCTGGCCGCGTTCCTCACCGCGAGGAAGTTCGTCTGA
- a CDS encoding LLM class flavin-dependent oxidoreductase, producing the protein MKVGIYFDLRNPPPWRQSWSRVYGFALEMCEEADRLGLDSVWFSEHHGFEDGYLPQPLTMAAAVAARTRRVRLGTAVIPAPLHAAPELAEQAAIVDIISDGRLDLGLGTGYRVPEYALYGGDLTKRYSTTDQRVREIRGLWAESLVTPGPVQDPLPIWLGYQGPQGARRAGRLGTGLLSLNPALLTPYRDGLAESGYDLSTARMQGSFTTFVTEDPDGDWPVVRKHLAYQWDSYRRYMVEGTDQPAPRPIDPEKWREKGLRSTGVGQFLYGTPQDIADAIKGYVAGLPAEGVFLWASLAGMPEEMVARQVQLIAGKLRPLLADV; encoded by the coding sequence ATGAAGGTGGGCATCTACTTCGATCTGCGCAACCCCCCGCCGTGGCGGCAGAGTTGGTCGCGGGTCTACGGCTTCGCGCTGGAGATGTGCGAGGAGGCGGACCGGCTGGGTCTGGACTCGGTGTGGTTCTCCGAGCACCACGGCTTCGAGGACGGGTACCTCCCGCAGCCGCTCACCATGGCGGCCGCGGTCGCCGCCCGTACCCGGCGGGTGCGCCTGGGCACCGCGGTGATCCCCGCACCGCTGCACGCGGCACCCGAGTTGGCCGAACAGGCCGCGATCGTGGACATCATCAGCGACGGGCGCCTGGACCTCGGGCTCGGCACCGGCTACCGCGTGCCCGAGTACGCGCTGTACGGAGGCGATCTCACCAAGCGCTACTCCACGACCGACCAACGGGTGCGGGAGATCCGGGGCCTGTGGGCGGAGTCCCTGGTCACCCCCGGCCCGGTGCAGGACCCGCTGCCGATCTGGCTCGGCTACCAGGGCCCGCAGGGCGCCCGGCGGGCCGGCCGGCTGGGTACCGGGCTGCTGTCGCTCAACCCCGCCCTGCTGACCCCGTACCGGGACGGACTCGCCGAGAGCGGATACGACCTGTCGACGGCCCGGATGCAGGGCTCGTTCACCACCTTCGTCACCGAGGACCCGGACGGCGACTGGCCGGTGGTGCGCAAGCACCTGGCCTACCAGTGGGACAGCTACCGCCGGTACATGGTCGAGGGCACCGACCAGCCCGCCCCGCGGCCGATCGACCCCGAGAAGTGGCGGGAGAAGGGCCTCCGGTCCACCGGCGTCGGCCAGTTCCTCTACGGCACCCCGCAGGACATCGCCGACGCGATCAAGGGGTACGTCGCCGGACTGCCGGCCGAAGGGGTGTTCCTGTGGGCCTCACTGGCCGGGATGCCCGAGGAGATGGTGGCCCGCCAGGTCCAGCTCATCGCCGGGAAGCTGCGCCCGCTGCTTGCCGATGTCTGA
- a CDS encoding SDR family oxidoreductase — translation MSERVVDGRVVVVTGAGNGIGRAHALAFAAHGAKVVVNDLGGGRDGAGASAGPAQSVVDEIVAAGGEAVANADDISSWDGAAHLVRQAVDTYGGLDVLVNNAGILRDRMIVSMTERDFDSVLAVHLKGSFATLHHAAAYWRERAKSGLANDARVINTTSPSGIFGNPGQSNYGSAKAGIAGLTLIAAAELARYGVTVNAIAPTALTRLTEDIEMMKRAAEAQDLTPEAISPLVVWLGSAASREVTGRVFGVVGSRITVLEGWVNGPAASTESRWTPEELTSVVPNLVAKAAPNADALGNRNGA, via the coding sequence ATGTCTGAACGAGTGGTCGACGGCCGTGTCGTCGTCGTCACCGGCGCCGGCAACGGCATCGGGCGGGCGCACGCACTGGCGTTCGCCGCGCACGGCGCGAAGGTCGTGGTCAACGACCTGGGCGGCGGGCGGGACGGGGCGGGTGCCTCGGCCGGGCCCGCGCAGAGCGTGGTGGACGAGATCGTCGCGGCCGGCGGCGAGGCGGTGGCCAACGCCGACGACATCTCCTCCTGGGACGGTGCCGCCCACCTGGTCCGGCAGGCCGTGGACACCTACGGCGGCCTCGACGTGCTGGTCAACAACGCGGGCATCCTGCGCGACCGGATGATCGTGTCGATGACCGAGCGGGACTTCGACAGTGTGCTCGCCGTGCACCTCAAGGGCAGCTTCGCCACCCTGCACCACGCGGCCGCCTACTGGCGCGAGCGCGCCAAGTCCGGTCTGGCCAACGACGCCCGGGTGATCAACACGACGTCCCCGTCCGGCATCTTCGGCAACCCGGGCCAGTCCAACTACGGCTCGGCCAAGGCCGGAATCGCCGGCCTCACCCTCATCGCCGCGGCCGAACTCGCCCGCTACGGCGTGACGGTGAACGCCATCGCGCCCACCGCGCTGACCCGGCTCACCGAGGACATCGAGATGATGAAGCGGGCCGCCGAGGCCCAGGACCTCACCCCGGAGGCCATCTCCCCGCTGGTGGTGTGGCTCGGCTCGGCCGCCTCCCGCGAGGTCACCGGCCGGGTGTTCGGCGTCGTCGGCAGCCGCATCACGGTCCTGGAGGGGTGGGTCAACGGCCCCGCCGCGAGCACGGAGTCCCGGTGGACACCGGAGGAACTGACCTCCGTCGTCCCGAACCTGGTGGCCAAGGCCGCTCCCAACGCGGACGCCCTGGGCAACCGGAACGGAGCCTGA
- a CDS encoding GNAT family N-acetyltransferase, with amino-acid sequence MTTPPHPENGERPYPEDREPSYPEDLERPGLVRTGRSTFVRPIRPEDADRLVTFVGGLSRATLAYRSLGPVVRARDDVIRRGAHVDYLNELALVALAGEEIAGLVRYTRDPEEPEHAEVTFTIRDDHQSEGFGRLLLEHIAAAARARGIRVLEADVLADNTRMINVFLSSGYRIETGPPGQIIHFEIAIDPQAQATARAERREHTAVRRSLRPLLEPRSVAVIGANRDPLTIGHEIVANLLRGGFRGGVFPVNPRAGRIAGARAYPSVRELPEPPDLALVAVRAEAVPGVVRECAEAGVKAVVVVSAGFGEAGAAGRATELELARFARASGMRLVGPNCMGVVNTTPAARLAATFSPALPTPGRVAMSSQSGPLGLAVLDFARRLRLGFSGFVSVGHAVDVSTNDLLQWWEEDPATSVILLHVETFGNPRRFARIARRVAPRKPIVAVHPGHGDSAVSSLFAQSGVIRTRSLQELFDVALLLAHQPPPPGNRVAVITNAGGPAALTVGACAGSGLSVPALGERTRRTLRAALSPRAEVANPVDLTPMATAAHYRQALDAVLADDGIDAAVVLFMPPLADKPDEVASAILDAAAAAPAKPVVTSFLGGAGVADLLHRDGLVVPTYTFPEAAATSLGHAAAYQAWRGTPAGVVPDLPGVDTDRGRALVAGRAPGPAPAPLVAELLDAYGIAVGDTGPGPGPDAFLSVSADPVFGPVIAFGLTGDYADLMADVAHRVTPLTDRDAREMVRSLRAAPLLDGRAGGAGVDLAALEETVLRISAMVEDLPEIESLELRPVRLLPPGRGIAVARATVRLAADNTTGGGPP; translated from the coding sequence GTGACCACTCCCCCGCACCCCGAGAACGGGGAACGGCCGTACCCCGAGGACCGGGAACCGTCGTACCCCGAGGACCTGGAACGCCCCGGGCTCGTCCGGACCGGGCGGTCGACGTTCGTCCGGCCCATCCGGCCCGAGGACGCCGACCGCCTGGTGACCTTCGTCGGCGGTCTGTCCCGGGCGACCCTGGCCTACCGTTCCCTCGGCCCGGTGGTCCGCGCCCGTGACGACGTCATCCGGCGCGGCGCGCACGTGGACTACCTCAACGAGCTCGCGCTGGTCGCCCTGGCCGGCGAGGAGATCGCCGGCCTGGTGCGCTACACCCGCGACCCCGAGGAGCCGGAGCACGCCGAGGTCACGTTCACCATCCGCGACGACCACCAGAGCGAGGGCTTCGGCCGGCTGCTGCTTGAACACATCGCGGCGGCCGCGCGGGCCCGGGGCATCCGCGTGCTGGAGGCCGACGTCCTCGCCGACAACACCCGCATGATCAACGTGTTCCTCAGCTCCGGCTACCGGATCGAGACCGGACCGCCCGGCCAGATCATCCACTTCGAGATCGCCATCGACCCGCAGGCCCAGGCCACGGCGCGGGCCGAACGCCGCGAGCACACGGCCGTACGGCGCTCCCTGCGGCCGCTGCTCGAACCGCGCTCGGTGGCGGTGATCGGCGCGAACCGCGACCCCCTGACGATCGGTCACGAGATCGTGGCCAACCTGCTGCGGGGCGGCTTCCGCGGCGGCGTCTTCCCGGTCAACCCGCGGGCCGGGCGCATCGCCGGAGCACGCGCCTACCCCAGCGTGCGGGAGCTTCCCGAACCGCCCGACCTGGCGCTGGTGGCCGTGCGGGCCGAGGCGGTGCCCGGGGTCGTACGGGAGTGCGCGGAGGCCGGGGTCAAGGCGGTGGTCGTCGTCTCGGCCGGTTTCGGGGAGGCCGGCGCCGCGGGGCGGGCGACCGAACTGGAACTGGCCCGCTTCGCCCGCGCCTCCGGGATGCGGCTGGTGGGCCCGAACTGCATGGGCGTGGTCAACACGACGCCCGCGGCCCGGCTGGCCGCGACCTTCTCGCCCGCTCTGCCGACGCCGGGCCGGGTGGCGATGTCCAGCCAGTCCGGGCCGCTGGGGCTCGCGGTGCTCGACTTCGCCCGGCGGCTGCGGCTCGGCTTCTCCGGCTTCGTGTCGGTGGGCCACGCCGTCGACGTGTCGACCAACGACCTCCTTCAGTGGTGGGAGGAGGATCCCGCGACCTCGGTGATCCTGCTGCACGTCGAGACCTTCGGCAATCCGCGCCGCTTCGCCCGGATCGCCCGCCGGGTCGCGCCGCGCAAGCCGATCGTCGCGGTGCACCCCGGCCACGGGGATTCGGCGGTGAGTTCCCTGTTCGCGCAGTCCGGGGTGATCCGCACCCGCAGTCTCCAGGAACTGTTCGACGTGGCGCTGCTGCTGGCCCACCAGCCCCCGCCGCCCGGCAACCGGGTCGCCGTGATCACCAACGCGGGCGGCCCCGCGGCGCTGACCGTCGGCGCGTGCGCGGGCAGCGGCCTGAGCGTGCCCGCACTCGGTGAGCGCACCCGGCGGACGCTGCGGGCGGCCCTCTCGCCCCGGGCGGAGGTCGCCAACCCCGTCGACCTGACTCCGATGGCCACCGCCGCGCACTACCGGCAGGCCCTGGACGCGGTGCTCGCCGACGACGGCATCGACGCCGCCGTCGTGCTGTTCATGCCGCCGCTCGCGGACAAGCCCGACGAGGTCGCCTCGGCGATCCTCGACGCGGCGGCCGCCGCGCCCGCGAAGCCGGTGGTGACCAGTTTCCTCGGCGGCGCGGGCGTCGCCGACCTGCTGCACCGGGACGGCCTGGTCGTACCGACGTACACGTTCCCCGAGGCGGCGGCGACCTCGCTCGGCCACGCGGCGGCCTACCAGGCCTGGCGCGGCACGCCCGCGGGCGTCGTCCCGGATCTCCCGGGGGTGGACACCGACCGAGGCCGCGCTCTCGTCGCCGGGCGGGCGCCGGGTCCCGCGCCCGCACCGCTCGTCGCCGAGCTGCTGGACGCGTACGGCATCGCCGTCGGCGACACCGGTCCCGGCCCCGGCCCGGACGCGTTCCTCTCGGTCAGCGCGGACCCGGTGTTCGGCCCCGTGATCGCCTTCGGCCTGACGGGCGACTACGCCGACCTCATGGCGGACGTCGCCCACCGGGTCACCCCGCTGACCGACCGCGACGCCCGGGAGATGGTCCGCTCGCTGCGGGCGGCTCCCCTGCTGGACGGCCGGGCGGGCGGTGCCGGAGTGGATCTGGCGGCGCTGGAGGAAACCGTTCTGCGGATCTCGGCGATGGTCGAGGACCTGCCCGAGATCGAGTCACTGGAACTGAGGCCGGTACGGCTGCTGCCGCCCGGGCGCGGCATCGCCGTCGCCCGGGCGACGGTCCGGCTGGCGGCCGACAACACCACAGGAGGCGGTCCCCCATGA
- a CDS encoding amidohydrolase family protein gives MTKIWVNSGDSHVMEPDDLWTEALPPRLADRAPRSERGEKYEVLYIDGERIDRQLNDFMDAMRPPGARDLEVRLKDLDQEGVWGQLAFPSMGFWLPSITERELARETVRAWNDWAHSEVLGKNKRVITPACVSTANVEDAVTEIERVAEMGFQSVFLPCGTRPGEEYALDRWEPLWTAAERTGLVLGFHIGTGGENVVFRGPGGAVVNYMETTYPGMRVVSHMVAGGALDRHPDLKILIAEGGAGWVPAIGDRMDEAYRQHGMFVRPKLDRLPSEIIRQQVYASFQHDKSSVEIVESTGYRNVMWGDDYPHLEGTYGHTQSTLHELFDGVPDDIRERVTRGTFNELFDLPAQTPQEAAV, from the coding sequence ATGACGAAGATCTGGGTCAACTCGGGGGACTCCCACGTGATGGAACCGGACGACCTGTGGACCGAGGCGCTGCCGCCCCGCCTGGCCGACCGGGCTCCGCGCAGCGAACGCGGCGAGAAGTACGAGGTGCTCTACATCGACGGGGAGCGCATCGACCGCCAGCTCAACGACTTCATGGACGCCATGCGGCCGCCGGGCGCCCGGGACCTCGAGGTCCGGCTCAAGGACCTGGACCAGGAAGGCGTCTGGGGCCAACTGGCCTTCCCCTCCATGGGGTTCTGGCTGCCGTCGATCACCGAGCGGGAGCTCGCCCGGGAGACCGTGCGGGCCTGGAACGACTGGGCGCACTCCGAGGTCCTCGGGAAGAACAAGCGCGTCATCACCCCCGCCTGCGTCTCGACCGCGAACGTCGAGGACGCGGTCACCGAGATCGAGCGGGTGGCCGAAATGGGCTTCCAGTCGGTCTTCCTGCCGTGCGGGACCCGCCCCGGCGAGGAGTACGCCCTCGACCGCTGGGAGCCGCTGTGGACCGCGGCCGAGCGGACCGGGCTGGTGCTCGGCTTCCACATCGGCACCGGCGGCGAGAACGTCGTCTTCCGCGGCCCGGGCGGCGCCGTCGTCAACTACATGGAGACCACCTACCCGGGCATGCGCGTGGTGTCGCACATGGTCGCGGGCGGTGCCCTGGACCGTCACCCGGACCTGAAGATCCTCATCGCGGAGGGCGGCGCGGGCTGGGTGCCGGCCATCGGCGACCGGATGGACGAGGCCTACCGCCAGCACGGCATGTTCGTCCGGCCGAAGCTGGACCGGCTGCCCAGCGAGATCATCAGGCAACAGGTGTACGCCTCCTTCCAGCACGACAAGAGCTCGGTGGAGATCGTCGAGTCGACCGGCTACCGCAACGTGATGTGGGGCGACGACTACCCCCACCTCGAGGGCACCTACGGCCACACCCAGTCCACGCTGCACGAGCTGTTCGACGGTGTGCCCGACGACATCCGCGAGCGTGTCACCCGCGGCACCTTCAACGAGCTCTTCGACCTGCCGGCGCAGACCCCCCAGGAGGCGGCCGTCTGA
- a CDS encoding PaaI family thioesterase: MSTSTGEPAATPPGGHWAGADFQEPPRTPGGVALCGACRVAGACRLGVQHERLDEEGAALFELTCPRDQEGGPDVAHGGWTAAVLDDCLGHLPLLHRVLSVTAELTVSFVKPVPVLRPLEVRAWVERREGSRWYIRGEMVLLPTRAVLARASGIWVTRDQGHFARHQAWLAGQGGSGADTSTGTGAE, translated from the coding sequence ATGTCGACGAGTACCGGCGAGCCGGCGGCCACCCCGCCGGGCGGTCACTGGGCGGGAGCGGACTTCCAGGAGCCGCCCCGCACCCCCGGCGGGGTGGCGCTGTGCGGTGCGTGCCGCGTCGCCGGCGCCTGCCGCCTCGGCGTGCAGCACGAGCGGCTCGACGAGGAGGGCGCGGCCCTCTTCGAGCTCACCTGCCCCCGTGATCAGGAGGGCGGCCCCGACGTCGCGCACGGCGGCTGGACGGCTGCCGTGCTGGACGACTGCCTCGGCCATCTCCCGCTGCTCCACCGGGTGTTGAGCGTGACGGCTGAACTGACCGTGAGCTTCGTGAAACCGGTGCCGGTACTGCGGCCGCTGGAGGTGCGGGCCTGGGTCGAGCGGCGGGAGGGCTCGCGCTGGTACATCAGGGGCGAGATGGTGCTGCTGCCGACGCGCGCCGTGCTGGCCCGGGCCTCCGGCATCTGGGTGACCCGGGACCAGGGCCACTTCGCCCGGCACCAGGCGTGGCTGGCCGGCCAGGGCGGCTCCGGTGCCGACACGTCCACGGGCACCGGAGCCGAGTAG
- a CDS encoding electron transfer flavoprotein subunit alpha/FixB family protein — protein MAEILVLVDHTDGAVRKTTLELLTLARRLGEPSAVFLGPGADTATEALGRYGARKIYVVDAPEVQEFLVTPAVDALTAIAAGAAPAAILLPSDPDAKETAARLALRLGSGLVTDAVDVTAGPDGPVTEQSAFAATYQVTAHVTEGVPVITVKPNAVAPEAAPVTPVVEKPDVVFGPASAAVRVLSRTPRERGDRPELTEADIVVSGGRGVNGAENFAVIERVADALGAAVGASRAAVDAGWYPHSHQVGQTGTQVSPQLYLAAGISGAIQHRAGMQTSKTIVAVNKDADAPLFELADYGVVGDLFQVLPQLVEEIERRRS, from the coding sequence GTGGCCGAGATCCTCGTCCTCGTCGACCACACCGACGGCGCTGTGCGCAAAACGACCCTCGAACTGCTCACCCTGGCACGCCGCCTGGGTGAACCGTCGGCCGTCTTCCTGGGCCCGGGCGCGGACACCGCGACCGAGGCCCTCGGCCGGTACGGCGCACGGAAGATCTACGTCGTGGACGCCCCCGAGGTCCAGGAGTTCCTGGTCACCCCGGCCGTCGACGCCCTCACCGCGATCGCCGCCGGGGCAGCCCCGGCGGCGATCCTGCTGCCCTCGGACCCGGACGCCAAGGAGACCGCCGCCCGGCTCGCGCTCCGCCTGGGGTCGGGGCTCGTCACCGACGCGGTCGACGTCACGGCCGGCCCGGACGGCCCGGTCACCGAGCAGTCCGCGTTCGCGGCGACGTACCAGGTCACCGCGCACGTCACCGAGGGCGTGCCGGTCATCACGGTCAAGCCCAACGCGGTCGCCCCCGAAGCGGCGCCCGTGACACCCGTCGTGGAGAAGCCGGACGTCGTCTTCGGGCCGGCCTCCGCCGCCGTCCGGGTCCTGTCCCGCACCCCGCGCGAGCGGGGCGACCGGCCCGAGCTGACCGAGGCCGACATCGTGGTCTCCGGCGGCCGCGGGGTCAACGGCGCCGAGAACTTCGCGGTGATCGAGCGGGTCGCCGACGCCCTGGGCGCGGCCGTCGGGGCGTCCCGTGCCGCGGTGGACGCCGGCTGGTACCCGCACAGCCACCAGGTGGGGCAGACCGGCACCCAGGTCTCGCCGCAGCTCTACCTCGCCGCCGGCATCTCCGGGGCGATCCAGCACCGCGCGGGTATGCAGACCTCCAAGACGATCGTCGCCGTCAACAAGGACGCGGACGCTCCCCTCTTCGAGCTCGCCGACTACGGCGTGGTGGGGGATCTCTTCCAGGTCCTTCCCCAGCTGGTCGAGGAGATCGAGCGGCGCCGTAGCTGA
- a CDS encoding acyl-CoA dehydrogenase family protein gives MDFGLTDEQDMLRATARQFVADVCPAEKAKQWDEEGVVPPELFGGMADLGWFSLPFSEDEGGDGGGPIELILIAEELGRASFDVAMCYIGVLIPGITVFRWGNEAQRAFIREQVMTGRHRLAVGLSEPDSGSDAAALRTSAEEHGDHFVVRGQKAWCTGGGLPDTTIATYVRTGPREPKHGGISLLLVDPSTKGVEVRRTPTLARHILGTNEVFFNDALVPRENLVGPRDEGWKVMLSNIELEKVIITGGYLGAAQATLDEMLEYSRTRHAFGRPIGNFQALAHAMADLQTEIDSARLLAYRAAWLLAQGKPCTREGSMAKLKGSETYVAAARLGMQVCAGHGFSTESVMSFRYRESIVATISGGTSQIQRNGIARSMGLRTY, from the coding sequence GTGGACTTCGGGCTGACCGACGAGCAGGACATGTTGCGCGCGACGGCACGGCAGTTCGTCGCCGACGTGTGTCCGGCCGAGAAGGCGAAGCAGTGGGACGAGGAGGGCGTCGTACCCCCCGAGCTGTTCGGGGGCATGGCCGACCTCGGATGGTTCTCCCTCCCCTTCAGTGAGGACGAGGGTGGGGACGGCGGCGGGCCGATCGAACTCATCCTGATCGCCGAAGAGCTGGGACGGGCCAGTTTCGACGTCGCGATGTGCTACATCGGGGTGCTCATCCCCGGCATCACGGTGTTCCGGTGGGGCAACGAGGCCCAGCGCGCCTTCATCCGCGAGCAGGTCATGACGGGACGCCACCGGCTCGCCGTCGGACTCAGCGAACCGGACAGCGGGTCCGACGCCGCCGCGCTGCGCACCAGCGCCGAGGAACACGGCGACCACTTCGTGGTCCGCGGCCAGAAGGCGTGGTGCACCGGCGGCGGGCTGCCCGACACGACCATCGCCACCTATGTGCGCACGGGCCCGCGCGAACCCAAGCACGGCGGCATCAGCCTGCTGCTCGTCGACCCCTCGACGAAGGGCGTCGAGGTGCGCCGCACGCCCACCCTGGCCCGGCACATCCTGGGGACCAACGAGGTCTTCTTCAACGACGCCCTGGTGCCCAGGGAGAACCTGGTCGGACCGCGCGACGAGGGCTGGAAGGTCATGCTCTCCAACATCGAACTGGAGAAGGTGATCATCACCGGCGGTTACCTCGGCGCCGCCCAGGCCACCCTGGACGAGATGCTGGAGTACTCCCGTACCCGGCACGCCTTCGGCCGTCCGATCGGCAACTTCCAGGCGCTGGCCCACGCCATGGCCGACCTGCAGACCGAGATCGACTCCGCCCGGCTGCTCGCCTACCGGGCCGCCTGGCTGCTCGCCCAGGGCAAGCCGTGCACCCGCGAGGGCTCGATGGCCAAGCTGAAGGGTTCGGAGACCTACGTGGCCGCCGCCCGGCTCGGGATGCAGGTCTGCGCGGGCCACGGCTTCTCCACGGAGAGCGTGATGAGCTTCCGCTACCGGGAGTCGATCGTGGCCACGATCTCCGGCGGGACCAGCCAGATCCAGCGCAACGGCATCGCGCGCAGCATGGGGCTGCGGACCTACTGA
- a CDS encoding phenylacetate--CoA ligase family protein, which produces MVDDRDTSDRYFEPQVETMPREELRARQEERVVELVEYAYANSSFYRELWDEHGVHPRDVRCLEDFRARVPFITKDMVRASRARTGDPFGGLLCVPAEELTSVSSSSGTTGAPEFFAEIWQDAPPLVTAQVRDLWELGLRPGDRVLSPPGTMRNFMDSGYQALGAVVIEVNTWLGNMREVVEALRTYRPAYLQMMYPQMVELERLAEQVDLKEAFSSLKGASCAGQPLSRKMRERIRDDWGIDVYEYTSAADTGTAWECREHDGFHLWEDTVFAECVDVGEHGWRDTAETDLGELVATDLDNRAAPLIRYRSEDLVRLSRDTCGCGRTHARMWVAGRRGDETLVQGRSVVLRDIWQAVEDQPETAAGVFQIVRDRREVDELRLRVGYDPHLTDDVDALAGRLGAAVRERTGVKPVLDMRTEEDLLKTMTSVAKFPRVVKS; this is translated from the coding sequence ATGGTCGACGACAGGGACACCAGTGACAGGTACTTCGAGCCACAGGTGGAGACCATGCCCCGCGAGGAGCTGCGGGCGCGGCAGGAGGAGCGGGTGGTCGAACTCGTCGAGTACGCCTACGCCAACTCCTCCTTCTACCGTGAGCTCTGGGACGAGCACGGGGTCCACCCGCGCGACGTCCGCTGTCTGGAGGACTTCCGGGCACGCGTCCCGTTCATCACCAAGGACATGGTGCGCGCCAGCCGGGCCCGCACCGGCGACCCCTTCGGCGGCCTGCTGTGCGTCCCCGCGGAGGAGCTGACCTCGGTCTCCTCCAGCTCGGGCACCACCGGCGCCCCGGAGTTCTTCGCCGAGATCTGGCAGGACGCGCCGCCGCTGGTGACCGCGCAGGTGCGTGACCTATGGGAGCTGGGCCTGCGCCCCGGCGACCGGGTGCTCAGTCCGCCCGGCACCATGCGCAACTTCATGGACTCCGGCTACCAGGCGCTCGGCGCGGTCGTCATCGAGGTGAACACCTGGCTCGGCAACATGCGCGAGGTCGTCGAGGCCCTGCGCACCTACCGCCCGGCCTACCTCCAGATGATGTATCCGCAGATGGTGGAGCTGGAGCGGCTGGCCGAGCAGGTCGACCTGAAGGAGGCCTTCTCCTCCCTCAAGGGCGCCTCCTGCGCCGGACAGCCCCTCAGTCGGAAGATGCGCGAGCGGATCCGCGACGACTGGGGCATCGACGTCTACGAGTACACCAGCGCCGCCGACACCGGCACCGCGTGGGAGTGCCGCGAGCACGACGGCTTCCACCTCTGGGAGGACACCGTCTTCGCGGAGTGCGTGGACGTCGGCGAACACGGCTGGCGCGACACCGCCGAGACGGACCTCGGCGAACTCGTCGCCACCGACCTGGACAACCGCGCCGCCCCGCTGATCCGTTACCGCAGCGAGGATTTGGTCCGGCTGTCCCGCGACACCTGCGGCTGTGGGCGCACGCACGCCCGCATGTGGGTGGCGGGGCGGCGCGGTGACGAGACGCTGGTCCAGGGGCGGTCCGTGGTCCTGCGGGACATCTGGCAGGCGGTGGAGGACCAGCCGGAGACGGCCGCCGGTGTCTTCCAGATCGTCCGGGACCGCCGCGAGGTCGACGAGCTGCGGCTGCGCGTCGGCTACGACCCCCATCTCACCGACGACGTGGACGCCCTGGCCGGCCGGCTGGGCGCGGCCGTGCGCGAGCGCACCGGGGTCAAGCCGGTGCTCGACATGCGCACCGAGGAGGACCTGTTGAAGACCATGACCAGCGTCGCCAAGTTCCCCCGGGTGGTGAAGAGCTGA